A genome region from Bradyrhizobium sp. WSM1417 includes the following:
- a CDS encoding 3'(2'),5'-bisphosphate nucleotidase CysQ, with the protein MADADANATGAIIPARDAALLQDTVREAGALAQSMFRTELKKWTKGASSPVSEADIAVNDLLEARLRAATPDYGWLSEESADDEVRLSRRLTWIVDPIDGTRNYLNGNDEWCVSVALVEDASPVLAAVFAPTSDEFFFAARGQGTTLNDVPVRATAGFELDFSRVAGPKPLVERLKPSLGEIKLHPRIGSLALRLCRVSHGALDAAFAGGNSHDWDLAAADLIVQEADGRMSDLSGDPILYNRRQVTHGVLVAAGRDRHANIVSHFRNRPLP; encoded by the coding sequence TTGGCGGACGCTGACGCGAACGCAACTGGCGCGATCATCCCGGCGCGCGACGCGGCGCTGCTGCAAGACACGGTGCGGGAGGCGGGCGCACTGGCGCAGTCGATGTTCCGCACCGAGCTGAAGAAGTGGACCAAGGGCGCGTCCTCGCCAGTCTCGGAAGCCGACATTGCCGTCAACGATCTCCTGGAAGCGCGGCTGCGCGCAGCGACGCCCGACTATGGCTGGCTGTCGGAGGAGAGCGCCGACGACGAGGTGCGGCTGTCGCGGCGGCTGACCTGGATCGTCGATCCCATCGACGGCACCCGCAACTACCTCAACGGCAATGACGAATGGTGCGTCAGCGTCGCGCTGGTCGAGGATGCCTCGCCCGTGCTGGCCGCGGTGTTCGCGCCGACGAGCGATGAGTTCTTCTTCGCCGCCCGGGGCCAGGGCACGACCCTCAACGACGTGCCGGTGCGGGCGACGGCGGGATTCGAGCTCGACTTCTCGCGGGTTGCGGGTCCGAAGCCCCTGGTCGAGCGCCTGAAGCCGTCACTGGGCGAGATCAAGCTGCATCCGCGAATCGGTTCGCTCGCGCTGCGGCTGTGCCGGGTCTCCCATGGCGCGCTGGATGCGGCTTTTGCGGGCGGCAACAGTCATGATTGGGACCTTGCGGCGGCGGATTTGATCGTGCAGGAAGCCGATGGTAGGATGAGCGATCTCTCCGGAGATCCCATCCTCTATAACCGCCGGCAAGTCACGCATGGGGTGCTGGTGGCAGCGGGTCGCGATCGTCATGCGAACATTGTCTCGCATTTTCGAAACCGCCCCTTGCCGTGA
- a CDS encoding TldD/PmbA family protein, with protein sequence MNPSPSSTLSPKDSSTASRDLFDQSALSDLAQRLVEAARRAGADAADAVAVRGVSQGVEVRDGRVEESERSEGDDVGLRVLVGRRQAVVSTNDASGDAVTKLAERAVAMARVAPDDKYVGLADPALLARDFPDLDLLDPDVPATSELERRALEAEAAALAVKGVTKSGGASASAGMGGMVLVTSTGFHGSYLRSSQGISATAIVGDGTGMERDYDFTSAPHGADLLSPEIVGRSAGERTVARANPRKVETCKVPVVFDPRVAGSLVGHVVGAINGASIARKTSFLKDKLGQQLFAKNIRIIDDPLRKRGLRSQTFDAEGVAVKKIALIDEGVLTTWLLDCATARELGLTTTGHAHRGVSSSPSPGPYNLHLEPGTPTPAELIADIKQGFYVTDLIGSGVNGVTGDYSRGASGFWIENGELTYPVSEVTIAGHLFEIFKSMQPANNLEFRYGVNAPTVRIEGLTLGGR encoded by the coding sequence GTGAACCCTTCACCAAGCTCGACGCTTTCGCCCAAGGATTCGTCCACAGCCAGCCGCGACCTGTTCGACCAGTCTGCGCTCTCCGATCTCGCGCAGCGGCTGGTAGAGGCTGCCCGGCGTGCCGGCGCGGATGCGGCCGATGCGGTCGCCGTGCGCGGCGTCTCCCAAGGCGTCGAGGTGCGCGACGGCCGGGTCGAGGAATCTGAGCGCTCCGAGGGCGACGATGTCGGCTTGCGCGTGCTGGTCGGCCGGCGCCAGGCGGTGGTCTCGACCAACGATGCCAGCGGCGATGCCGTGACCAAGCTTGCCGAGCGAGCGGTTGCGATGGCGCGCGTCGCGCCCGACGACAAATATGTTGGCCTTGCCGATCCCGCACTGCTCGCGCGCGACTTCCCCGATCTCGATCTGCTCGACCCTGACGTGCCCGCGACCTCGGAGCTCGAGCGCCGCGCGCTCGAAGCCGAGGCTGCGGCGCTCGCTGTGAAGGGCGTGACCAAATCCGGCGGCGCCTCGGCCTCCGCCGGCATGGGCGGCATGGTGCTCGTCACCAGCACCGGCTTCCACGGCTCTTATCTACGGTCCAGCCAGGGCATCTCCGCCACCGCCATTGTCGGCGACGGCACCGGCATGGAGCGCGACTACGACTTCACCTCGGCTCCGCATGGCGCCGATCTGCTGTCGCCGGAGATCGTCGGCCGTTCCGCGGGCGAGCGCACCGTGGCGCGCGCCAATCCGCGCAAGGTCGAGACCTGCAAGGTGCCTGTGGTGTTCGATCCGCGCGTCGCGGGCTCGCTGGTCGGTCACGTCGTCGGCGCCATCAATGGCGCTTCGATCGCGCGCAAGACCAGCTTCCTGAAGGACAAGCTCGGCCAGCAGCTGTTCGCCAAGAACATCCGCATCATCGACGATCCCCTGCGCAAACGCGGCCTGCGCTCGCAGACGTTCGACGCCGAAGGCGTTGCCGTGAAGAAGATCGCGCTGATCGACGAAGGCGTGCTGACGACCTGGCTGCTCGATTGCGCCACCGCGCGTGAGCTCGGCCTCACCACCACCGGTCACGCCCATCGCGGCGTCTCCTCCTCGCCGTCGCCTGGGCCATATAATCTGCATCTTGAACCCGGCACGCCCACGCCGGCCGAACTGATCGCCGACATCAAGCAGGGGTTCTACGTCACCGATCTGATCGGCTCGGGCGTCAACGGCGTGACCGGCGATTACAGCCGCGGCGCCTCCGGCTTCTGGATCGAGAACGGCGAACTCACCTATCCCGTGAGCGAGGTGACGATCGCCGGTCATCTGTTCGAGATCTTCAAGTCGATGCAGCCGGCGAACAATCTCGAGTTCCGTTACGGCGTCAATGCGCCGACGGTGCGCATCGAGGGTTTGACGCTTGGCGGACGCTGA
- a CDS encoding lysophospholipid acyltransferase family protein has translation MKKLLRNTLRSSFVQRAVGILAAEYLRLVWRTNKFTFDPPDVYDRVEPQIPAIFAFWHGQHFLTPFIKNKDWYKARVLISRHRDGEFNAIAAERLGIGTIRGSGDHGGAFHRKGGVGAFKEMVRTLQDGCNVALTADVPKRSRVAGLGIIMLARESGRPIMPFAMATSRFVRLKNWDRTTINLPFGRGALVGIKEIHVPPDANAATMEALRLELEETLNEATRRAYAQLGRPGPADA, from the coding sequence TTGAAAAAGCTGCTTCGCAATACGCTGAGGAGCAGCTTCGTCCAGCGTGCCGTCGGAATCCTGGCGGCCGAATATCTGCGTCTGGTCTGGCGGACGAATAAATTCACGTTCGATCCGCCTGACGTCTATGACCGGGTCGAGCCGCAGATCCCGGCGATCTTCGCGTTTTGGCACGGCCAGCATTTCCTCACGCCGTTCATCAAGAACAAGGACTGGTATAAGGCCAGGGTCCTGATCTCCCGTCACCGCGACGGCGAGTTCAACGCGATTGCCGCCGAGCGGCTCGGCATCGGCACCATCCGCGGGTCCGGCGACCATGGCGGCGCGTTTCACCGCAAAGGCGGGGTCGGTGCCTTCAAGGAAATGGTGCGGACGCTGCAGGACGGTTGTAATGTCGCGCTGACCGCCGACGTCCCCAAGCGCTCGCGCGTGGCCGGGCTCGGCATCATCATGCTGGCACGGGAATCGGGGCGGCCGATCATGCCTTTTGCGATGGCGACCAGCCGCTTCGTCCGGCTCAAGAACTGGGACCGCACCACCATCAACCTGCCGTTCGGGCGGGGCGCGTTGGTCGGCATCAAGGAAATCCACGTTCCGCCGGATGCGAACGCCGCCACCATGGAAGCGCTGCGGCTCGAGCTGGAGGAGACCTTGAACGAGGCGACCCGCCGCGCCTATGCGCAGCTCGGCCGGCCGGGACCTGCAGATGCCTAA
- a CDS encoding DUF6101 family protein → MRRQTATSGIAPAGSSRSLRLDPLSLPVRFDAHDPRADGYVRQIELHRERVVLHRAVRGMRMAINVRVSDFIGVALRGNDEAQTLVLVHRDPSLSIPLLVSADGDELVEAWAIWSELFALPQLDEGARRPAPRRRRANAIRDRRPKFLMRRRTGVARELSVHRDEREIIARS, encoded by the coding sequence GTGAGGCGTCAAACAGCAACAAGCGGGATCGCTCCCGCCGGGTCGAGCCGCTCCCTGCGGCTCGACCCCCTTTCCCTTCCGGTCCGCTTCGATGCGCATGATCCGCGCGCCGATGGATATGTCCGGCAGATCGAGCTTCATCGCGAACGTGTCGTGCTGCACCGTGCCGTCCGCGGCATGCGGATGGCGATCAACGTCCGCGTCAGCGACTTCATCGGCGTCGCGCTACGCGGCAACGACGAGGCCCAGACCCTCGTCCTCGTGCATCGTGATCCCTCGCTCTCCATTCCGCTGCTGGTCAGCGCCGATGGCGACGAACTCGTTGAGGCCTGGGCGATCTGGAGCGAGCTATTCGCGCTTCCGCAACTCGACGAAGGCGCACGCAGGCCCGCGCCGCGCCGTCGCCGCGCCAACGCGATCCGCGACCGCCGTCCGAAATTTCTGATGCGCCGCCGCACCGGTGTCGCACGGGAATTGTCGGTGCATCGCGATGAGCGCGAGATCATCGCACGGAGTTAA
- the ubiA gene encoding 4-hydroxybenzoate octaprenyltransferase — protein sequence MEYELRKLGTSTSARVADSTGNWVDTRAPQWARPYLRLSRFDRPIGSWLLLMPCWWSAALAAGMAHDIRGLPLTVVLFFVGAFVMRGAGCTWNDITDRDLDDKVERTRSRPLPSGQVSAKQALAFMIAQALIGLVVLLQFNRFAILTGIASLLIVAIYPFMKRITWWPQIVLGLAFSWGALMGFAVTFGRIDVTALVLYAGAISWVIGYDTIYAHQDAEDDALIGIKSTARLFGAQTHQALILFYGLAVLLIGVALASGDARWPAWLGLGAFAVHLASQIARLNISDGELCKRLFYSNRDAGLLLFAGLLADAVMRAA from the coding sequence ATGGAATACGAACTTCGAAAACTGGGCACTAGCACATCCGCCCGCGTTGCCGATTCCACCGGCAACTGGGTCGATACGCGCGCACCGCAATGGGCGCGGCCTTATCTGCGCTTGTCCCGCTTCGATCGTCCGATCGGCTCCTGGCTCCTGTTGATGCCGTGCTGGTGGTCGGCGGCGCTCGCCGCCGGCATGGCGCATGACATCCGCGGCCTGCCGCTCACCGTCGTCCTGTTCTTCGTCGGCGCCTTCGTGATGCGGGGGGCGGGCTGCACCTGGAACGACATCACCGACCGTGACCTCGACGACAAGGTCGAGCGCACCCGCTCGCGGCCGCTGCCGTCGGGCCAGGTGAGCGCGAAGCAGGCGCTGGCCTTCATGATCGCGCAGGCGCTGATCGGGCTCGTGGTGTTGCTGCAGTTCAACCGCTTCGCGATCCTGACCGGCATTGCCTCACTGCTGATCGTCGCGATCTACCCGTTCATGAAGCGCATCACATGGTGGCCGCAGATCGTGCTCGGGCTCGCGTTCTCCTGGGGCGCCCTGATGGGATTTGCCGTCACCTTCGGGCGCATCGACGTCACCGCGCTCGTGCTCTATGCCGGCGCGATTTCCTGGGTGATCGGCTACGACACGATCTACGCGCATCAGGACGCCGAGGACGATGCGCTGATCGGCATCAAGTCCACAGCGCGTCTGTTCGGCGCGCAAACGCACCAGGCGCTGATCCTGTTCTACGGCTTGGCGGTGCTGCTGATCGGCGTGGCGCTGGCGTCGGGCGATGCGCGCTGGCCGGCATGGCTCGGACTTGGAGCCTTCGCCGTGCATCTGGCCTCGCAGATCGCGCGGCTGAATATCAGCGACGGCGAACTCTGCAAGCGCCTGTTCTATTCGAATCGCGATGCGGGGCTGTTGTTGTTTGCGGGGTTATTGGCCGACGCGGTGATGCGGGCCGCTTAA
- a CDS encoding 3-deoxy-D-manno-octulosonic acid transferase: protein MRSSAGRDLQMPKSLPGSLPLTLRMYRRLARGLVPLAPVLIKRRLKQGKEDPARVSERRGLSRDVRPHGPLVWIHGASVGEVLAAAALIERLRDLNLRILLTSGTVTSAAIVAKRFPPDVIHQYVPYDSPRYVARFLDHWKPSLALFIESDLWPNLILAGAARRVPMVLINGRMSPRSFPRWRRMQGTISALLSRFDICLAQSKTDAERFSALGGRDVVTTGNLKLDVPAPPADPAKLERLMAMTRGRPIIVAASTHPGEEEMLIAAHRSLSGFFPQLLTVIVPRHPDRGSSISGLITASGLKPALRSRDEMPTATTDVYIADTMGELGLFYRLSDIVFMGGSLIHHGGQNPIEAIKLGAAIVHGPHVFNFADVYEALDHSGGARQADTQELLIKQLGQLLADPALRQKIQQSGAGVVEDLGGALNRTMTALEPYLLQLRIEMGAANA from the coding sequence ATGCGCAGCTCGGCCGGCCGGGACCTGCAGATGCCTAAATCGCTGCCCGGCTCGCTGCCGTTGACGCTGCGGATGTACCGGCGCCTGGCGCGCGGCCTGGTGCCGCTCGCGCCTGTGCTGATCAAGCGGCGCCTGAAGCAGGGCAAGGAAGATCCCGCGCGGGTCAGCGAACGGCGGGGCCTGTCCCGGGACGTGCGGCCGCACGGTCCGCTGGTCTGGATTCACGGCGCCAGCGTCGGCGAGGTCCTCGCCGCGGCGGCATTGATCGAGCGCTTGCGCGATCTGAACCTGCGCATTCTGCTCACCTCGGGCACGGTCACGTCGGCTGCCATTGTGGCAAAGCGCTTTCCGCCCGACGTCATCCATCAATACGTGCCGTATGATTCTCCGCGTTATGTCGCGCGCTTCCTCGACCATTGGAAGCCGTCGCTGGCGCTGTTCATCGAATCCGATCTCTGGCCGAATCTGATCCTGGCCGGCGCCGCGCGCCGCGTGCCGATGGTGCTGATCAACGGGCGGATGTCGCCGCGCTCGTTCCCGCGCTGGCGCCGCATGCAAGGCACCATCTCGGCGCTGCTGTCGCGGTTCGACATTTGCCTGGCGCAATCGAAGACCGATGCCGAGCGTTTCTCGGCGCTCGGCGGCCGCGACGTCGTCACCACGGGCAATCTCAAGCTCGACGTTCCCGCGCCGCCGGCCGATCCCGCCAAGCTCGAACGGCTGATGGCGATGACGCGCGGGCGTCCGATCATCGTCGCGGCCTCGACCCATCCGGGCGAGGAGGAGATGCTGATCGCGGCGCATCGCAGCCTCAGCGGGTTCTTCCCGCAGCTCCTGACCGTGATCGTGCCGCGCCATCCGGACCGCGGCTCCTCGATCTCGGGCCTGATCACGGCGTCCGGCCTGAAGCCGGCCCTGCGCTCGCGCGACGAGATGCCGACGGCGACCACCGACGTTTACATCGCCGACACCATGGGCGAGCTCGGCCTGTTCTATCGCCTCTCGGACATCGTGTTCATGGGCGGATCGCTGATCCACCATGGCGGCCAGAATCCGATCGAAGCAATCAAGCTCGGCGCGGCCATCGTCCATGGTCCGCACGTCTTCAATTTTGCCGACGTCTACGAGGCGCTCGATCACAGCGGCGGCGCGCGCCAGGCCGACACGCAGGAGCTGCTGATCAAGCAACTCGGCCAGCTGCTCGCCGATCCTGCCCTGCGCCAGAAGATCCAGCAGTCGGGCGCCGGCGTGGTCGAGGATCTCGGCGGCGCGCTCAACCGCACCATGACCGCGCTGGAGCCTTATCTTCTGCAGTTGCGGATCGAGATGGGGGCCGCCAATGCGTGA
- a CDS encoding DUF4170 domain-containing protein: MPDSAPQQLLHLVVGGELVDLEHNTFKNLDDVEIVGLYPNYATAHAAWRAKAQSTVDNAQMRYFIVHLHRLLDPNQEPAR, encoded by the coding sequence ATGCCAGATAGTGCCCCGCAACAACTGCTCCACCTCGTCGTCGGCGGCGAGCTCGTCGATCTCGAGCACAACACTTTCAAGAACCTCGACGACGTCGAGATCGTCGGCCTCTATCCGAACTACGCGACCGCGCACGCCGCCTGGCGCGCCAAGGCGCAGAGCACGGTCGACAACGCGCAGATGCGCTATTTCATCGTCCATCTCCACCGGCTGCTCGACCCGAATCAAGAACCGGCGCGTTGA